TCCAGCCTCACCTCTTTTCACCCTGCACTACTCTGCACATGGCTGACATATTCATCTCCCCAAAGCAGCACTATTACCACGTCACTTCTCTATTTCAAAGCCTACTGTGACCATCTTTGCCTAACCCTTGGCTTAGAATTCAGGATCCGCTTCAGCAGGGTCCCAGCCTGCCTTTAgggttttatttctgagactgCACAAAAAACACAACTGCTTAAGCCCACAAACATAACATAAGATTTTCTACTTCAGTGCCTCTGCTCAAGCCCTTCTCCCCAATTGAAAGGCTCCTTCGCTCTTTCCAAATCACTCTTTCCAAATCCAAATAACATCTCTGGTGAAGTCCCGCCTCCTCTGGGAAGGTTTTTCCTGTTACCCACTCCTCAGTGTTTTCTTCATCTCCACCCCAAGGGTCATGACCATTCATCTGGGACTCATTGGCTTTCCTGCCTTTGTTGTGAGTTGTCTTTTTCTATACACTTGTTAAGAAACATTTCATATACATCTTCATATCTTTGCACAGTCTGTGCAAAGCAATTACTGATTGGATTATTACCTCCACGTTGCCATCTGATTGAGTCACATTCAAGAGCCTTTGGAATAAGCTTTACCATCAATCATGTGttaattcaatgaaaaaaatttctgaatgcttactatgtgcaaAGCACCAAAATGAAGGACATTCTCATATGTACATAGACTTAGTAACCTAGTGTGCCCCCAAAGTCTATTACAAAATCATTGTTTGTAAATGGAAGCTCAGGTGCCCTTGGATGCAGCAGAAGTGATGCTGAGTGGGTTGCAGTGTCTGCTGATGGATCATATTGGGAGCAGACAGGTCCCATATGGTACATCATATATCCTGATTCGTCTTTTTGGTCAGGCATGGCattgtcagaaaaaaacaaagaaggattGGAAGAGCTTCTTCAGGTCATCTAGTGCAAGGCCTTCCCAATCTTAGGAACTTATCCACAAGACTCAGAAGTATCCATCTCCCAaccttattttaaacatttccattAATGTGATCTTATTGCTTGCTCTgcacacttaataaatgttgtaaTTACCAGCCTGGGTCCTGGGTTCAAATGCATGGCTTTGAATACTGACTCccccatttactagctgtgtgaccctggacagaTTATCTAATATCTTTGTGCTTCTGTCTCATCTGTTTATAATAATAGCCATTTCAAAGAATTATGGTGGAGACTAAATGAGATAGTAGAATCAAAGCACTGAAAGTCATACATGACACTTATTAAGggctcattattatttttaaaattgaaccCCAAAATATCTCACTGTTGCTTCCAGGCTTTAGTCCCGGTTTTGTCTTCATCTATTAGTGAAAACAGACACctcaacaaataattaaaaagcaataCAGCACATAAGGGGAAATTCCCCTAATATATAAAGAGTTCCTAGAAATCAGGAATAAAAAGACTATcgctccattaaaaaaaaaaatagagggggCCCAATTTTTACGCACACCAGAAGACGGAGGTCCTCTTTCCTTGCCTAACACAGCCATGGCTCGTGGTCCCAAGAAGCATCTGAAGCGGGTAGCAGCTCCAAAGCATTGGATGCTGGATAAATTGACTGGTGTGTTTGCTCCTCATCCATCCACCGGTCCCCACAAGTTGAGAGAGTGTCTCCCCCTCATCATTTTCCTAAGGAACAGACTTAAGTATGCCCTGACAGGAGATGAAGTAAAGAAGATTTGCATGCAACGGTTCATTAAGATCGATGGCAAGGTCCGAACTGATATAACCTACCCTGCTGGATTCATCATGGATGTCATCAGCATTGACAAGACGGGAGAGAATTTCCGTCTGATCTATGACACCAAGGGTCGCTTTGCTGTACATCGTATTACACCTGAGGAGGCCAAGTACAAGTTATGCAAAGTGAGAAAGATCTTTGTGGGCACAAAAGGAATCCCTCATCTGGTGACTCATGATGCCCGCACCATCCGCTACCCCGATCCCCTCATCAAGGTGAATGATACCATTCAGATTGATTTGGAGACTGGCAAGATCACTGATTTCATCAAGTTCGACACTGGTAACCTGTGTATGGTGACCGGAGGTGCTAACCTGGGAAGAATTGGTGTGCTCACCAACAGAGAGAGGCATCCTGGATCTTTTGACGTGGTTCACGTGAAAGATGCCAATGGCAACAGCTTTGCCACTCAACTTTCCAACATTTTTGTTATTGGCAAGGGCAACAAACCATGGATTTCTCTTCCCCGAGGAAAGGGTATCCGCCTCACCATTGctgaagagagagacaaaagacTGGCGGCCAAACAGAGCAGTGGGTGAAATGGGTCCCTGGGTGCCATATCAGACCTTTGTACgtaattaaaaatattgtggcaggaaaaaaaatatatagaggaTATAAACAAACACTTTGCAGGGAAAAAGATGTATGACCCtgaacataaaaatgcaaattgaaaaatCCCTGAAATGACATTTCTTCCTTATCAGTTTGGAAAAAATTCAAAGAAGTTTGGCAACACACTCTTTAGTGAGGTTGGAGGGCAACAGGCATTCTCATATtaggaggaggctgggaggagtACAATACACCATAACCCCAATGGGATGCAATTTGGGAATTCCTATCCAGATTACAAATGTATTTGCTCTTGGAACCAGCAACCTTCTTACAGGAATTAGTCCATAGACACATTTGCCCATGtacaaaatgaatacataaaaggTCGTATGTTGTAGCgtaagttgaaaaaaaattggaatcaaatatccatcaacaaagCCTAGCTAAACAATGTATTTCTATACATAGAACACTGTGTAGCTGTACAAGAGTGAAGACAATCTCCATGTATTGAAGATTTCTAgataaatattaagtgaaaaagtgaGTTGCAGAATATGTGTGTATAGATTTATAGTTATAGATATCTAGATGCAGATATATAGAATACTAACTCTCATGTAAGAAAAAGAGGAATAAGaatatatgtttgtatttgtTCATATCTGCACAAAGAAAACACTTGAGAGAATACACAAGAAACCAATTATTCACCATGGAGGTGGGATAGGAGACCGGAAGTGGAAGGGAGATTTTCTCACTGTGtacacttctttttaaaaattattttcccttttcaacCAAATCAATGTATTActctttaaaactttaatttcatttaaaaacaaagaaaaagaaaacaatacaggATGATAGTATGAGTGTTGCACAAATTATGATGGGAACCTCCAGCCCAGCTTCCTTCTTCCACATGACAGAGTTTCAAACATTTGAAGACAGCTATGGCCTGTCTTAGGTTCTCAACATTCAGATTAGAACCTTCTTCATCCTCTTCTTCACATGTTTTGTTTTCCCTGCACTGTGAGCTCATAAGAAACATGAGCTGAACCATGTGCTTCACTTTTCCCTGGTGCTAGGCACACCCCTGACATCTAGATTTTTGTTTGGTAAGTACTTATGGAACAAATCAGTGAATATGTTTCCAGACTCATCGTGCTAGTTCCAACCAGAGAATACACGGTAGTTCATCCTGGTCCCTCTAAAATATGACCTGGACCTAATGATACCGAATGATTCAGAGGGACAATAATGATACAGAGGGGCAGTGAGACTATTTCCTCTCCTAGTGTTGAGTCCCTTGACTtaaatttcctatttttattcACAGATTTTTATAGCCACTGCCCACACTATTAGCTATGTTGCATTTGTGGCCAACTAAAACATGCCAGTACATAAGTTGTCAGTGTTTTTAAACAACTGCATCATTTCAAAATGCACTTTTAGCCACTGCACTGGGTGTATCTCATAAATTTGAAAGACATTAAAGTCAGAAGCAAAGAATTTTCATGCTAATTGTCTTAGACCCtcatacggtttggctgtgtccccacccaaatctcaccttgaattgtaacaatccctatgtgtcaagggcagggccaggtggagataattaaatcatgggggcagtttcccccatactgttctcatggtagtgaataagtctcatgagatctgatggtttttataaggggctttccccatTTTGCTCAgtccttctcttgcctgccaccatgtaagatgggaCTTTGCTTCTCATtcgccttctgctatgattgtgaggcctctccagccatgtgtaactatgagtcagttaaatctctttcctttataaattaccaagtctcaggtatatctctattagcagcatgagaacagactaatacatctacCATTGAAAACAGACTGAAGAAGACCCTAGAAAGGGAATCTACCACAGTCTGGAATAATCCACAGATCAAGCTAAAGCCAGAGTTGGGGTTTCTCAATAGAATGTGTTTTATTAAGGGAAATCCAGGGCCACACAGCACAGGACCATCCCTTGTAGGGGTACAGCCAGCCCATGCCATGTCTTGGTAAAAAAGAAAGGTGCCCTTCCTCTGGTGGTCACAGACTTGTGCCAGAGGCCTGCATCCTCTGCTGAAAGCCTTGGATTTTGTGCCAGTGCTGGGAATTGAACATAGGTCTCTGGGATCTAAAGCAATATCATGGAAAGTGGTATCCTTTGGGAAGCACATAGAGCAAGCAAATGAGGATGATTACTAAAGGGGTAATGCTGTTAGGAACATGACATGGCAGACAATGTGGTGTGATGTGGTATGTGGTATGTGGTGTGGTGTGGCATGCTGTGGTGTGGCATGACATGGTAGGCAGTAGGGTGTGTGTGCTGTGCTGTGGCATGACATGACAAGGagcatgggatgatgcagcaggGCATAGCATGGTGTATGGTGTGGTATGCTTTATGGTTACAGCATTCCATTGTAGAAAAATCACAGGCATCAGAGTCCTGGAGTTGGACATCCCCATCGAATTACTGGTCTGGGGTTGGACATCCCCATCAAATCACTGACCTTTAATAAGTCATTAAACTTATAGGAAGGCCCGATGTCCCCACTTGCAAAAGGAggataacaacaacaactaacatttaaaatatatgctcACTATGTGCTAAATGACAGCATTaaatacatgatctcatttcatgTTTTAACAGTCTATAAGACCTTTTGTTTAACCACACCCATActactgatgaagaaactgaagcttagagaggttaacGAACTTGTTATTAGGAAGACAGCCAGAAGCGGCAGAAGCAGAACTCAGATTTAGGGCAATATGACTCCAACGCTGATGCTATCCGCACTATTCTTGGaattgttgtgatgattaaaggAGATTGGATGGTTTGTGGCAGGCTTCTCAAGCTAAACTAGATGGATCTGAATTTGCCGTCACATCACAACTAATGAAGCAGTAAAGTAGAAAGAATCTCTGCTCAAGTTAATTCAATAGCTGATCAATattcatttcttataaaatttgtTAAGGATTGTGTCAAGAAAGTGtatgtaaaacatatttttctgagTTCAAAAACTCATGGGCTTAACACCTTTTTGAGGTACTTGTGCAAAggacaatgtttttattttgaaatgtaattatcATTAGCCACTATTTTGCCTTTAAACAGAGTATGCCTTGCCTTCTTGTTCAAGTTTTCAAAATCTAACTCACATGTTCTGCTGGTCatgagacatttgaaatttacttttgtattttgagCATTCCTCATTACAAACATAATGTCATGTTGgaatgtaatttataaaaatagaaaatgtgaatgaCATCTTGGGACAAATAGCATAAACCTGGAATTCAGGACATACCACTTGGTAGACTCAAAGGCAAACCCTTTGActttaactctctctctctccccgtgtACTCAAAATCAGAATATAGCATAGAAGTTATTATACTGAGTGTACAGAAGACGTGCCCCAGAGGTAGCCATACTAATCAACGAAAATGACAAGAAAGATTAATGTCCTTTATCAATAGCAGCATTCATTTTGCTCCTCTGAGCTATCTGATCTATAAGCCGAGGTAAACTCTGTGTTTAAAGCAAGACAATAATTCAGCTGTTGATGAGCCAGAGTTTGGGAATATTGATCCAAGTGACTCTGAATGCTCAGTCAGGAAACTACATCAAGATttagtttcttctctcttttcttttatctccagGAAGAAAAAGGGCAATACATTATaagcaataaatttaaaagatgcaCAATTTGTGACATTAACACAAAATTTTAATCAACTGTACATTCTAAGGAATGGTTAAAATACTACATTCTCCTGGTGCAACCTACCTAGGtgatgataaaaagaaaaatacattgtttttaggaatttggtttgctcttgtgaGAAAAGTGAGACTTGCATTGGGGCCTTGAAAATACATATGATTTTTGACAGGCAGAGGGAAATAGCAGGAAGCCATTTTAGGGGCAGAACTAATAGCAAAACCAAAGGTGAAGTAATGAGTGGGAAGGAATTCCTACACAAATATGAGAGCTGAGGGAGCCATAGTAACTCAGGCCAGAGGGAGTGGTGAGGGTTATGAAGTCACTGTGAGGGTATTAGAAAATTGTGGGAAACAAGGATCCAGTGACTGTTTTAGAGCATAGAGGTGACTGGGAACAAGTAGTCCAATAATGACTTTCCAAAATGGTAGCATTCAGGTTCGGGGGTTACACCAAATGCATTTGTGAAGTTTTAAACATTACAAATAATCActacaacatttttttaaaaatagaagtatataAGTTTAAGAGAAAAATTCCCTGTTTCTACCCCTATTCCTCAGAAACCACAACAGATATTATTTGGAGAGTTTTagacattttattatcttttatatgAATGGGATAATTATCTTCAACATTTGCTTTCTACCTCCTACACTGTACCAGGGCCATACTTACATTTCAGTAGACAAAGATCtaccttatatttttaaaagtcagtattCCATGAAATGAATGTTCTACAATTCATTTAAGCATTCCTCTTTATGTTGTCAGCAATTCTTTTGCTATTCTAAACACTGCTGCAATGAGTATCTTTTGAGTACATGATTTTTTGATAAGATCATTGAAGTCCagagatgtaaaatattttaaaatgtcttttacttcattttttactttgcattattttaaagttGCCTTGTAAAATGCTGTTCTTTGTGTTAAACTGGAAgaactaggagaaaaaaaaaaaacaaagaaggagtAGGATTCAATAATGCAAAGACTAAGATAAAAAGAGCTTCAAGTAGATACTATGAAAAAAATAGTGCGTTTAAGTATAGCCTGGAGCTCTAGGCTCCCCAACAGGGTCACCTTTAAAGAGCCTGGAAAAGATGAATTCAAACA
The window above is part of the Macaca fascicularis isolate 582-1 chromosome 7, T2T-MFA8v1.1 genome. Proteins encoded here:
- the LOC102116687 gene encoding small ribosomal subunit protein eS4, X isoform-like, whose product is MARGPKKHLKRVAAPKHWMLDKLTGVFAPHPSTGPHKLRECLPLIIFLRNRLKYALTGDEVKKICMQRFIKIDGKVRTDITYPAGFIMDVISIDKTGENFRLIYDTKGRFAVHRITPEEAKYKLCKVRKIFVGTKGIPHLVTHDARTIRYPDPLIKVNDTIQIDLETGKITDFIKFDTGNLCMVTGGANLGRIGVLTNRERHPGSFDVVHVKDANGNSFATQLSNIFVIGKGNKPWISLPRGKGIRLTIAEERDKRLAAKQSSG